CAGACGCCGCATGCCTAGCGAATCGCTCCGTATTCAGCGTCATCGATGTTGTAGGATGCGTGCTCGTATATGTGGGCGGCACTTCGTCGGGCTGGAGACCGCTGTAAATGCAAGAGTTTTCGATCCGGGAAATGTCCCAGAATCTAAGACGTTTGTCGGACCCTGCCGTGAGCATGTACGCATGGCGGACCTCGCGAGAGTCTTCTGATGTTCCCGTGCCCACAACCATTGCCCGGACCCCTCGATCCGCATTTGCCATGTCACTTATCTCAAGGTTTGTGGCGAAACGACCAAGCATTCCTTCGGGTTTATCTTCATCGACCTCCCAAGCGGTGTATCCCTTCTGGCCATCCTTATTGCCGCCAGTTCGGTAAATTTCTCTGCACGTCGTCTTTTCCAGGTCCCACACCGTAACTTCGCCTTGGCCAGTTCCTCCAGCGACACAGATCCATTTGCCTCTACCCTTGTTGGGATGTACGCAAATCCGGTAGATGGACCCTTTCCCGGGCACACCCCAGCCCTTGAGCCTCATCTTGAACCGAAGATCCCACAAGTCGATAACTCCATGGGTGGTCCCCACGCACAGCCAGTTCCTCTTCTTGTCAACGCAAAAACACGTTGGCGTTCCGTGATGGACAGGGTTCTCCAGCACGTAGAGCAGAGTCATGGTTCTTAAGTCCATGGCGAGGATCCTCGATAGGTTGGTGGCGAGTACAAGGATGGAGCTCTGTTCCTGCTTAAAATGCTCACACCAAACTGCATATTCGCCTTCCGGTAGTTGGTATTCCCGCAACACCCGCAGCTTGGTATATCTAATAACACCACTAGTGGGAACCGTGTCAACCTTGACTACGTGAACGCTCCCATCGGACGCACAACTGACAAAGCAGTGTGAGTTTTCGACAAAACACAGGGCAACGACGCGAGCACCTTCGCCATGTTTGTAAGTCTGCCGAGATCGGTTCGTAATGTTGCGCTCAAGCCGCTGCGTATCCCACACCTTGACCGTCCCATCGTTGCCGCCTGTGATAAAGAAGATGTGATCTGGAGATGGTATGACACGGTTGATGGGTCCATGGTGCTCCGAAAACGTCGCCACGAGATGCCCATCCGGCTTCCAGGGAGGGTCCGCGCCCGGCATGTTGACCGATCTGTTCTTGTCTCCAGAGATGGGCTGGACCATCGGTCCAAACTCGAGCACATCGCGGGGAAAGTTTTCGACGTACATGTTGTCAAGCATGCGCCGGACGTGGGGGTCTGTTCCTTCGTAGCTATGCCTCACCTGTCTCAGACGAGCGGCTTCGCCGCCTCCTGTGCTCGGCCGAGAAACGGCCTGCACCGGTGCTGATGAAGTAAAGGGCCCTTCTACCTGTCCAAATGCGTTGGTGTCGCTGGTTCCAGTCTCCGGTATGGACTTGTGGCCGTCCCTGCGATCCAAGAGGCTGAGAGCGCTAGATTGGTGTCGGATGCCTCTGCGAGAAGAATACGATCCATCCCTGACAGATGCGGAATCATCTCCAGGGCCAAGGGGAGAATTCAGTGCCATCCGAGAATCAGTAGAGCTAGCCCTACCGCTCCCTGTGGGGGACAGCAGCCGTCCGGTGCTACGAGAGGGCAAAGGACCTATGCTGTGCACCCTCTTGtgagaatggagagagctgcgcttcttcttcccggcCGCATCGTCTATCGTCATGGAAGCGTCCAACAACGCATCCGCAATAGTATATGGCCCTCCTGGGGAAGGTGTAGGTTCCAGGTCTGGCAGAGCGCCAGAGGGGTCTTTCAGGGGTCCTTCGTCAAAAAACACTGTCTGGATGGAGACGCCCAGCTCCTTCAGCTGGACAAATCCCGTGGGCAtgatttcttcttcggcaGCAGGGGCAACGACGACAGAATCCCGCGTCTTGCTTCTGCTAAGCCGCCATATATATTCGCACAAGGCCAAGAATTTCACCTCGTCTTCGGGCTTTAGTCCAAAATTCCTTAGCTTCTCAAGCCAttgttcatcttcttcattgcgGTTAATCTTGCTCGTGGAAGTGGGTATTAGCTCCTTAGACGTTCGAGCTGCCGGAGCCAGTGGCCCCTGGTTCGATGATAGCCGCTTCCCCAAGACCGACTTCCAAAACACTCCCCTTTCCGTCTTGGTAGCCCAAGTCAGCGCTTGGTCAAAGACTGCCCGGGGAAGaggcttcttcaaggagtCGAGCAGAGTCAACTCGGAAAAGTCGGAGAGAGACTCTATTTTGAGATATGGCTTAACCATCGGCAGCAGTACGCACTGCACATCGGCCTGAGATAAGAACTTGGCAGCCATAGATAGGAACTCTGCCGAAGATTCTCTGATCCATATGTTTGGATGCATGGTGAGCCGTCCTGTCAAGTCTGCCAGTTCCCAGATTTTTGGCTTAGAGAGCAGCCCCAGGCCGGCGAGCTGAGCCAGCGAATGCAAAGCTGAACGCACCACGCTTTCTTCTGGATCCGCCAGAGCCTGGATCATGAGAGGTAGTATGAACTCCTCGAGGCTCGTGCTTCCTATAAAGGTCGCAATGCCCACGATGGTGTCTAGGAAGGCGCTCTTCAACATCCAGTCCCGGTCGTTTAAATATGTGATTAGGTGCGTAAGCAGAATATCATTAGAATTCTCCTGAAAGTACATGCAGAGCTCCGGCACCGACGTCAAGAACGCTCTTCGAACATGAACATCGGGGTCCTCGACGAGCTGTTTTGTGTGGCTCTCCAGAATCTCAAAAAGCTGTCGATTCGCATTATCAAACATGCTCTCAAagttggcggcggcgccatcAGTTCCAGGCTCAACCTCCGGGTCTGTAATCGGCATTGATCCGTCCGCCCTGAGGCTGGACGCCATTTCCAGAAAACGCTGAGCAGTAGAAGCGAGGCTACCGATGCAAGACGCATAAGTCGCTCGCACAAGGGAGTTGGGTGTCCACGATTTCGTCCCGAGAGCAATCTCCATCCGGGGCAGGACATATTCCACCAGAACGTGCGAATTTATCGGCGTGGTCATCCGTACTAGCTGCAACAGCTGGGTGACGGCCCGTATCACAGTCACGAGCACCATGTCCGTCTCCTCCTTGCGCAAAAGTGTCATCAGATACGGCAGCACTCTGTCTAGTTTGGCCTCATCCGTAAGCCTTTCGGCAAAAGCCAACAGCAAATCGCACGCCCTGATTCTAGACGCAGCCCTTGCCGTCGTTCTCATAGCCGAGACCACCAGCGTCAAGAAAATGAGCGTCCCGTCGTCCTCAGGCGGCTCGAGATCCGCAGAAACGGCATGTTCGTGAGTTGGTATGCTCAACCTCACGGGGAAATGGTCCAACCCCAGCCTCGACTTGGGCAGTATCGGCCCTGATGTCTGCTTCTCAGCCTGATAGCCCAAGAAATACGAAATCTTGTCAAAGTCATTATAGATCCTGTCGATACGGTTATCGGCTTCGCCCAAATTCTTCTCAGCACCCGAAATAGGAGTATTCCCCGATGAAGGATCCGTAATCAGCTCCATATACTGGTGGAGAAAATTGTAAAAGTAGCTTGGAAAGACCTTATCTTTCCAAAAGTCAAGATACTGCTCAGCCGAATACCGCCTTTCGGGATCAAGCTGGATCATATGCGCAATCATGTCGCGCACATCCTTGTCCGAGATGACGCTCAGGTGAGTAATGACGGGATCGTACTCGCCGCGCCGGTACTTATACAGCTGGGCGAGACTAAAGATTTCCGACTCGAGAAACAGCTGGGCAATGACACATCCCGCACTGAAGACATCCATGGCCCACgtcatcttgggcttctgAGGCGGAGCTTCGCTAGAAGAGTAGAAGCGCTCAGGCGCAATATAGCACGTCCGCCGGCCAGACGAATCGAAAAAGTAGGAAAAGTCGCCTGGGTTGTCGTCCGGAAGCATGATGGGCTTGTAGGCAGACGAGAAGTCGGTCAAGTATAGCCAGTTCCACGATGTGACGAGCACGTTCTGGGCCTTGATGTCGCCGTGGTATACGTCCCGCGCGTGGCAGTCCCGCAGGGCgcagagaagctggaacGCCAGCCACTTCTTCTCAATGTCCTCCAGGAAGGGCCGCGTGCTCATGCGGTCATAGAGCGAGCTGTACATGAACTGCCGCACCAGGTATCCGTTCGTCTCCGTCTCGATGATGCGCTGGAAGCCTAGTGCATTAGGAACGCCCGCCAACGCCTTGCGCTGCTCTGTTCCAAAACAGTCAGCATGGATCGTCTTGGTCTTTTGCTCAGAGTTGCCAAAAAAAGCTCACCtataatcttcttcttgtacgTCTCCAGCTTCACCTCCGGGTAGGGCTTCACCAGCACCTTGACCAGCACCACGCCGTTCTCGTGCCTGCCTCGGATGCTCTTCATGAAGCGCGCATTTCCTATGCTCTTTTCGTACTGAATGTCCAGCAGCTGCGCAATATCTATGCCCGCCGCGCCGGCCGACGGCGTAGCGAGAGAAAAGCCTTGACCCATGGCTTCAAacgaacaagaagacgaaggaaAGGTAGGTGGGAGGCGTAGCCCTCGTCCTCCGAGCAGCTAGAGAAGGTGTCGACACAAGTTGGCCAAGGAGGGGGAATAGCGGGATGCGGCGTCTTATCGTTCGGCCAGGGAGGAAATAGGCGTCATTTTGAACGGAAACAAACAGTTTGCAGGTGGGCGAAGGAGTCACCGGGATCGCGATATGTTTGTCGGGGTCGTGAATACGGAGAGGGTGGGTTGGTTCCAGAGAGGTTCTCGTGATGGAAGCTCTGCTCTCTGGACGTTGACGGAGGGACGTCACCTGGCTATAATGGTGGTCCGCAGCCTCATGGGAGCTTGCCGGGGCCGCTTGTTCTTATGGGTGTCACCGCTGTGGACTGCGGCCGGTAGTGGGCGGATTTAGCGCTTTGACGCCCACTAGCATCACTAAACTGACTTTGCTAGGCTGCTGCTAAATAGCTCCTACCCATTGATAGCAAGGACTACTAAGGTATTCGAATGCTAcacctacctaggtagagATAAGGAAATGAATGCATCTCAAAAGTCTATCGACGCCTCGAACATGGTTTACCATCAGATATTAAAATTCAAGACACTAGCAATTGATTTAACAGCTTTGAATTAAATATACTATGTATTCCAATTAACCGCAGTGGGAATATCCAAAATACCATGTAcccaaaaagagaagaagaaaaacacaGCCAAGGTGATATTTGCGTAGGGTACGTTGGTAGATACAGTATCTGATAGATACCTAGAAGTGACGGTTATGGAATCAACACCCAAAGGAATCCCCAATATCCAAGACTCGTGtacaagaaaaaaaaagagagaagaaaggaaatgaagagtcatgaagagagaggaacAGGCTCAGAATCCAGCACTGCATTGCCCTTCCACCTCGAGGTATCGACAAGATGCAATTTTTTCTCAACTTCCTAGAGTCCCGGTATAGTCTGATCCGAAATGTTTTGCTCCGAAAGCCGaggtaataaaaaaaaagaatttcCAAATGAAGGAGGTAttgatgagaaaagagaaaaagctGGTAAAAAAGAATCAATGATAGTAAAACAGAAACGCCCATATGCCCCCTTTCGCGGCTATATGCGGGACTCCCTTATAGCTTTGGCTTCAATAAAAACCCTTTGAGTCAAATGCTTAGATATAAACCCCCCTTTCCTGAACTCCAATGCATACCAGGATCGTTAAAACAAAAGTAGTGTGTTTTTTCATTCCGTCATTGGTAAGGAAATGTGTGACATTTCCGGATCCCATGCCGAACCACATCGGCTATGCAAAAACAAGAACCCCCTCTTTCCGCTTAGTTCACCACAGCACGCATGCGCATCTGCCTTGAAGAGTTGTAGCGTATCCTTGCCAGCATGGCTTCAGCATCGAAATCGTCTTGGCCGGCATTGGGATCCGCTTCGATTCGATCGGCCACGTGCATGACAGGGACTCTCGGTGCGGCAGAATCTGCCACCTCGAGCTTCCGTGAGTGGACATCGTCGACCTCCTTGTGGTGTGGTACCAATGTCCGGCTGACGGTGATTGACTTCATCGTACGTGGCTTGGCATCGGCGGCTTCCTTGAGCATCTCGGGCTCTTCACGTTCGACACGCTCCatttcctccttggccaTCACGAGAACCTCGCCTATGCGCTTCTGAATCTTCTGGACCTCTTCGCTGCACTTGGCATCCCTCAGAAACTGGTGGGCACCATGCTCGCAGGTGCTCTGCACGAACTCGAGCGCCTTATCCAGCTCATCATATACATCAGGAGTCTGGTTGGCCAGGCCAGGGTGACCCAGGCGCATGGCAGCAGGTCCGTACCGCCGACTGCTGATGTATCGTAGTGAAGGAAGAGCCTCAGCGGCCTTGTCATCAGCGCTGTCATCATCTGGTACTTCCATctcagccagcttcttgatctgAGCCACCTTGGCTGCCATCTTGGCTTTCCGCATCAGATTCCTACTTGACGAGATGAACCTGACGAGGTCATCAAAGAAACCCTGCACGTAACTGTCGTAGTAGACGATGATCATATTCCTCGTGCGGTACGTCTGGCGAGGCCCATCCGCAGAGCAGATGGATGTCATCCTGTTCTTCTTGACTACTCGGTTGCTGGGGATCCCGTTGGTGTCTGTTGCAGACTTGGGAAATGCCGGGCGCTTCTCGGCAGCCGGGCTCGGCGGTGATGACCGGCGCTGTCTGTTGCTGTGGAAGGGTGTTGCGGCAATCTCTGGCTGCTGGGCGGGTACATCTTCGGGGAAAGAGATGTGCATGGCGCCATCATCCTTGGGCTTAAGAGACTCTTGTGAGCCCTTATTCCTCAATGATCTGGTCTCAGGTTCCTTGTTAGGGTTTGCCTCGGCCAGAGCCGCTAGCTCCAGCTGGCGCTTGTCGACCTGGCTACTCAGCTCATCGAGCCTGGTCTGCCAGTCGGGTATGTTATTTATCAGGTTTTTGAGAGCCTCGATAGCCATATCGCGGAAGTTGGATTCCCGCGACGAGACTCTTGACGGAGCAATCGTGGCGGCGTTAGGTGATGATACACCTAACAATGAACCTATGGAGTCTGTTTTGGGCCTGTTTCAACTATGTTACAAGGCGCCGATAGACGTAGCCTCTCGTCCCGGGAGAAGGGCTTTCGTCGAGTGTCTGTCGGGTAGAGTTCGCAGCACTAGTAAACGGTCGTCGTGAGGAAGCTCCGCTTTGGTCTTGGTGtaatgagagagaaaagagctcaGGAGGGCGAGCTAGTTGTCGAATATTCCGCTCGTGTcaaaagaagatggtgaagagtTCCGTTGAGCTTGTGAAGACCGGAGGCGTAGTAGAGGATGTTGTACGAGTATGTCTGTATATCTGGTGTCGATGCTGGttgggattttttttttttttttcgacaATGGGCGCAAACGGCGATGTTCTTCTGCTACTGAAGATGAGGGGGGGGAGATGCAAGATCCGGTTAGGCGAGATGCAGTTCGGTCGAACGACTGAAGGATtagaaaaaaggaagaagaagcaggaggatCGCTTGGTGATCCGGGGAGTAAAAGTAAATAGCAGGCAGAGCTGTTAAAAGCGAGGACGCAAACAGagagtgagaagaagaggcgcgCGGTAGAGATAGGGTGGTGTAATATTAATAACGGCTGGCCATGAATTGAGACGGGGCCCTTGTAGAGGTAGCGAGGATAGCGGTACAGGTGCTacaaggtacgagtacagcgCTGGCTGCAAGGTTTGGCGGAGTGTGCGCTGCTGTGTTGGGCGTGGCAGCAACGCGTGCGAAGTACCAGTTCCTGGCACCGTGCGGCAGCTGCATGGAGGGCGTGAGCGAGGGTCGAGGGGGGGGCGTCGATTTAGGAGGCAAGGGTCGAACGGCTGCGACTTCGAAGGTGCTCTTGAGCGCTGCCAGCAGTTGCAGCAGGTACACAGAACATGAGACTGAGGCCGCGCACGGGCCGCCGCGTCGCACAGTGGGATGCGCACAGTGCGCGAATCCTGAGTCGCCGTGTCACTCGTCGCGGCCACTACACGAATCGACCGGCTGCCCCGCGGCTACAGCGGCCACCCGCCCGCTCCACTGAGGTCGATGCCGCTTATACCTCTGGGGCCGAGGTGAGCTGCATCACACACTGTGGATTGGCCTGCATGCATTGCAGCAAGCAGAGCGACCGGCGTACTCTGTACTTTGGAGCGTGTTTGACGCAGTGTCAACTTTGCATCAACTTGGCAGCAACGGGGGGGTACGGCCACCGCATGCCGCATCTGCCGCCCTCGTCCAATGGCGCGCAGGCACTACCCCGATCAGGCATTTGTACCATGGCCCAGCTGCCCTGTGCGCTCATACAAGGGATGTACAGCCTCGGGGGTGCGAGCtggcaagcagctgctcgTACTGGGCTTGTACTCCGACAGACATCGGTACCTGGACCGGCTCAGCCGACCGCCTGATCGCTGCGGGACTCGTTGTCGTTTTGTCGCAGTGCAATTCCACAGCTGTTGGAGCATGAGGACTCGCGCGTTGGCGTTGGCATCTCAGTCGGCTCATTCTCCTCGTTTTGTGTCAGTTCTGGGGCGGGCCAATACGTGCCAATCCACGTTATTGTGGGCAAAAGGGTCTGGTTCACAATGCTCTGCTCTGGGCTGCtatgtactgtactcgtactgtaatTTCAAGTGGGGAGAGAGGCGGCCCCTCTAAACCCCGAAGGACAGAAGCAGGGCTTAGTGGCACAGCAATCGAAAGTAAATGCAGGGCCGTGGGAAGATGGCGTCTCTAATACGGTGCAGTTGACCGACGCTGCAAATACAGCACAGCGGCCAACTCGATTCACGCTCCTCCTGTTGCTGATGTCGGACGACCacaagacgacgacaacttGATCAAGCAGTTAGTGGCTCAGGAGTGCACGAGAACAACATACATGACATGGAAGGCAAATGAAACAGCGGCAATAGCTTTTGCAAACCCGACCACGAGTAAGCATTTGGCCCGTCAAAGCTGTCGATCGGCAAGGTCGTGCTTCCGCGAGCCGCGCCATGTCGGCTCTCCGCGCCGCCGTTTTTTAGCATCACGGCCAGTCGAGACGGGGGCTTATATGCCAACTGCTAGGCGCGAATCTACCGAAAGGCCGATTCAATTCAGGCAAGCGACTCGAAAAGGTTCCAGTATTCCAGACTCGAACGGCGCCTTGCAAGGCTGTAGGGTTTGCACGGCTCTCGAGTTGGTGCAAACTGTATCTGCACCATCCACAAGCCTGATACTCAATCTCAAGCCTCttgccttgttttcttccttcaaTCACTGCAATGCTGAGGTTCTAGCTCGCAAGGATAATCAAACATGCCATACTGTACTGTATAGTCCGGTGCATGCTGTACTGTAAGCAAGCCTCTCCTTCTGCCACATTGCTACCACGGAGAGTGTAACCTCTCTTTGCATTTTACATGGAAGCTGCAGTTGGTGTGTGCTCCGTAGCTGGCACCACGTCGCAGTTCGTTCGTTCGTCAgatgccatggccatgccatAGCCGGCCTGTGCTGAAAACTGAAAACTCGGCCGGCTGCAAGCTTTCGGCAACTTGTGCCCGTCCAGATCTCTGTAACACGGGCTCGTTCACGGAGAGAGACAGGCATCAGCGTGCGAGGATACCTACTCGTGCTCGATGATGCCCTGTCCCACCCGCAAACACCTGGCTGTGACGTGAAATGTGGCTCACCTGCTAGCGGGTCAGGCCCGGTCGTCCAGAAGCTCATGTGGAAGCAGGTCGCAATCAGTCAGTCAATCTGGGAGCGGTCGTGGTGGGTTCCTCATGCAGTTGGGCGTCAGGTTGAGCTCGTCCGTCAGTGCAGGCCCTTGGCGGGAATAGCACTCGACCCTGCTAAACGCCTAACAAGCGGATGACATACTTTGAACGTCTCACGTCTTCTCGGCCGCAGCGGTTGACAGGGCCATGGTCCACAGAGCGGCTCACCACAGGCACCTCGTGCGTTAACCGCACAAGGAGAGCAACATGATCTCAACACGGACGCCAAACAAAGGGAGATGGTCGCCGACCAAGGCGGCACAGTACAGGATATCACGGATCAGATCCGATGCTCCACGACTGCGCCGCACGTAAAGCTGGGGATATTGTGTTCCCCTTTTTTCGACCTTGTTGCTTGCGGTTTACCATGGGAAGAAAAGTAAGGGCTTGCGTTTTCGGATCTGTTTACTCATGCATGGCCAAGTGCCGATCTCGAGATCCGAAGCGGAAGGGGTGCGATGCTACGTAGGCTATGCTGCGTTTGTCAATTTGACTTCAATGGACAGGCCAAACCCACCTGTTATTTAATCAAAATGGCTCTTTTGTAACTGCAATTGCagccctctctctctaccccgggttttcttttctgtttcattTTCAAGCACACTTGGACGCAGCGTCTGATCATATGTTGGAAAAGGCCATCTGCCATCATGCATCCCACTCGGCAGTCCAGGGCACAAGCGTGCGGGACAGTCGCCTGTGGGATAGTGACATGCGGAACAGAGCAACGGTGCTGTTTCTGATGGCAGGGGGAGCTGCCACACACTGTCTGAATCAATTCAAACGCTCCTGCGTGTTTGACTGCATTCTCAAACCTCATGCTTGAAGGCAACACAAGATGCAACTTTGACGAGTATCGAGATGTCGGGGACGTTGTGAGAGTCTCTCGGAGAGACAGTAGTGACGGCATCCAATCGCCGTCCCCGGTAGATCGGCGACCACTGATTGGCAATGAGACACAATGCGCCAAGAGGCTGTCTGAATGTCTTGTATCCTTCTTTCAGAGGGagacacagagagagaaaagagctttGACCAGTGGGTGTGGCACTCCCACCGGCGACCGTGTCTCTGGACTTCGCCGAACAGCATTCGTTGCTACCTGTTTTTACTGCCCGCGAGACATGTATAGTTCCTGTCTGTATCAGTGTTTATTCGGtgctatttttttttttcccctctgTTGTTGCTTGGACTCGGACATGTTAAGAGGTCTCTTTCGCCCTTGGCCGATCGTTTCTAGGATCGGAGCTAATCAAACAGAGCTCAACACGGAGGCACTGTGGCGTCAATGCCAGAAATTCGCTAGGCGACAAGCGAATCGCCCAGActcgatgaagatgctcagCACTCTTTTGCTCCGTTGCCTGTAATACGGAGAGCTCGTCCGGAGAATGAGTTCCCAGCGTGAAGCACACCTAGGACGGCGCATGTCGACCAAACTGGCAGCGGCCGGGGCATGGTTGAACAGTCGACACTTCTGGTTCGCAGCGATATCCGGATGAAACCCCACTGGGGGGGCAGAGCTCAACGAAACCTTGGTGTTAGCGGCACACACTGTGCCCAGGGCACCacgaagaagggggggagggacCAGTTTAGAAGATCTGACCCGTGGATATAAGCTGTGGTTGCTGATGAGCGAGACCCGGGATGCGATTCCGGGGCGGATGGTCAGTCCGTTCAAGAGGCGCCTCGGGCCGCGGAAACCAACAAAACGAGAGACAGCCTGCTCAGTCGAGAAGCTGACGGCGGCTTGGGGAGCACGTTTGAGCAGGGCTGGGTTGCTTCTAATTCGAACATTAGCTCGGGCGGGAAGCAGAGCCGAACAGGAACCCCATTTCACCCCGACTTTCATATACCAGTAGTAGTATTTACCCCAACTCTCTCAAGCTTGTTATTTTACCCCAATAGCAGCTATTTGAGATTGGCCGACGCTCGCAGACTTGCGCATACAGTAGTGGCCGCGTGCCGACTCCGCCACGCAAAAAGGTCGGTTTTTTTTCGTTTgtcgtttttttttgtccccTCCTCGGTCCTCTTACTGGCTCCAACTCCGCCATCCAACGACAGTGCAGAAAGACGGTCTGCGCAGCTTGCTGTTGGCAGGCTGGGGCGAGTGCAGGTGATTTTGGAGCAATCACCGTCGGCAGCAGCCCTGCCGCCAATCAGCTGCACTCACAGGCATTTACATGACATGTATTCGTACTGGATCAGGCGAGTCAGGCGTCGGAGTACTGCATCGGGAGCTGCAGCTTAGGCTTGGCTGAGAGCGGGTAAAAACCCGCCGTCGAATCAGGGATCCTTGCAGATTGATTTTCGCAGTGGAGGTTGTTATTTTGTGTGTCTCAGTGAGCACGCTGTACAGTAGGCTGCTGGGTTACATAATCTCAGGGTTTGCCGAACTCGCCATGATTTACCGTATACGGAATCCGTACAagctcttctccatgctTCTGATCGATGGGAGATGATATTGGATCCACGGCGTGCTACTGCGTATTAGGTTAGTCGGGATCTACGGGCGTAAAGTTGTACATTTTCGACTTAAACCCCCCTCTATTTAAAAACACACAACACGCGCATCGTCTTTCGGGCCGCAAGGTAGCGCTGAGGGAAAGGGGACCGGGGTACGGACTAACAACGGGATAACagacaaaagagagacgACTTTAATCCGACCAAGATGGATGTCCCTTGGAGGGGATGAGTGAGCCTGTGATACGAGTTACAGGgtgaaaggaagaagagggagtgCATCATGCAAAAGAGCTGCAGTCCTGCAGACCTGCATACAAGGTTGAAACTCAAATGTACGTTGCGGTCAAGGCAGAGCAAGCCGATGGGGTGAAGCCTTAGTTTCTAACCGTTGCAACGCCATTGCATGGTCCCTCGAATCGCAAAagtgacaaagaaaagaaatacgTACAAGTTGTAtgtaagaagaagaaacagaagaaaaaaagcagatGCAGGGATTCTCCTCGATCCGATTACAACAAGGCAATTGGATGCGAGGGCAAGGGGATGGGACGGGATGGGGGCCTTGCGCTGATGGCGTGTTTTTGCCTTAAAGTTGGGCTTGAATCTATGCCACCTCCATGTCCTTGCATGGCTACACGTTATGCTCTCGGCTCTCGTCACGGCCGGACCAGCCCGTTTTGTGCACTTTATTTCCGTTTGAGACTTGAAACGGCGGGGTCTAGTTGTAGAAGCCTAGGTTTGCTTTTAAAATAGTTGTCTTAGTAGTGCTGGGTAGCTGACTGATGGCGGTTGGGATGTCATGTCTGATGCTGGTTGTTATCCCTTCTCATTTTTTACCCATCTTGTCCAGTTTTCCTCTACAGGGATTCTTTGTAGCAAAAGGAACAGGGAAAACAGATACTGTCCACAAAAGCCCAATTCTTGATGATTTCGATGAATGGGGCCGGTGGCCAACAGGGGAAAGGGGGATCTTCCACAAGATCCATCAAGGCCGGCACTTGAGGATAGGATACTGTACGAACGAAGCAATCAACTCCCCTatcttcttgtcttctctctctcttcgccCACCCCTTCCTTCTGTGCATCCTGACTCGAAAAGCCGAAACGCTGCATGCATTGAACGGTGATACTGGTCGTCCGCCTTGTGGACCGGGCAAGGTTCACCATGGATAGCAAAAGAGAACGAGATGCCGAGGTGCAGCGAGCGATGGCCGCCTCCACCGCAAAGGAGGGTTGTCTGTCGGCATTAGCATGAGCCACTGCGTTTGAGGGCGATTTGAATGACAATGCAGCAGGCCGGAACACGCTGCCGAAGCCTTCTTGGTTGTACGGACATGCAGTCCGTAGTGTAGCACTCTGTAGTAGTAATACCACATAGAACTACTCATATACCTAGACAGGCACACGGCTGTTGGAGGCTTCTTTGCCCTAATAGGCA
This genomic stretch from Trichoderma breve strain T069 chromosome 1, whole genome shotgun sequence harbors:
- a CDS encoding protein kinase domain-containing protein, which codes for MGQGFSLATPSAGAAGIDIAQLLDIQYEKSIGNARFMKSIRGRHENGVVLVKVLVKPYPEVKLETYKKKIIEQRKALAGVPNALGFQRIIETETNGYLVRQFMYSSLYDRMSTRPFLEDIEKKWLAFQLLCALRDCHARDVYHGDIKAQNVLVTSWNWLYLTDFSSAYKPIMLPDDNPGDFSYFFDSSGRRTCYIAPERFYSSSEAPPQKPKMTWAMDVFSAGCVIAQLFLESEIFSLAQLYKYRRGEYDPVITHLSVISDKDVRDMIAHMIQLDPERRYSAEQYLDFWKDKVFPSYFYNFLHQYMELITDPSSGNTPISGAEKNLGEADNRIDRIYNDFDKISYFLGYQAEKQTSGPILPKSRLGLDHFPVRLSIPTHEHAVSADLEPPEDDGTLIFLTLVVSAMRTTARAASRIRACDLLLAFAERLTDEAKLDRVLPYLMTLLRKEETDMVLVTVIRAVTQLLQLVRMTTPINSHVLVEYVLPRMEIALGTKSWTPNSLVRATYASCIDPEVEPGTDGAAANFESMFDNANRQLFEILESHTKQLVEDPDVHVRRAFLTSVPELCMYFQENSNDILLTHLITYLNDRDWMLKSAFLDTIVGIATFIGSTSLEEFILPLMIQALADPEESVVRSALHSLAQLAGLGLLSKPKIWELADLTGRLTMHPNIWIRESSAEFLSMAAKFLSQADVQCVLLPMVKPYLKIESLSDFSELTLLDSLKKPLPRAVFDQALTWATKTERGVFWKSVLGKRLSSNQGPLAPAARTSKELIPTSTSKINRNEEDEQWLEKLRNFGLKPEDEVKFLALCEYIWRLSRSKTRDSVVVAPAAEEEIMPTGFVQLKELGVSIQTVFFDEGPLKDPSGALPDLEPTPSPGGPYTIADALLDASMTIDDAAGKKKRSSLHSHKRVHSIGPLPSRSTGRLLSPTGSGRASSTDSRMALNSPLGPGDDSASVRDGSYSSRRGIRHQSSALSLLDRRDGHKSIPETGTSDTNAFGQVEGPFTSSAPVQAVSRPSTGGGEAARLRQVRHSYEGTDPHVRRMLDNMYVENFPRDVLEFGPMVQPISGDKNRSVNMPGADPPWKPDGHLVATFSEHHGPINRVIPSPDHIFFITGGNDGTVKVWDTQRLERNITNRSRQTYKHGEGARVVALCFVENSHCFVSCASDGSVHVVKVDTVPTSGVIRYTKLRVLREYQLPEGEYAVWCEHFKQEQSSILVLATNLSRILAMDLRTMTLLYVLENPVHHGTPTCFCVDKKRNWLCVGTTHGVIDLWDLRFKMRLKGWGVPGKGSIYRICVHPNKGRGKWICVAGGTGQGEVTVWDLEKTTCREIYRTGGNKDGQKGYTAWEVDEDKPEGMLGRFATNLEISDMANADRGVRAMVVGTGTSEDSREVRHAYMLTAGSDKRLRFWDISRIENSCIYSGLQPDEVPPTYTSTHPTTSMTLNTERFARHAASAPNAGTGSRQKAPRSTVISMQQQQLLKSHLDLIMDVAILEYPYSMSVSVDRSGVIYVFQ